Proteins encoded by one window of Chanos chanos chromosome 7, fChaCha1.1, whole genome shotgun sequence:
- the tekt4 gene encoding tektin-4, translated as MSSHVVVSRPRFDSRAVALGDEQRPPKDAESSVRENLYAGTSAGLATAGYRSAKYTQEEWFANNYATLNQAVTDYNNAEKLRHESKTLYTDTEAGTFRTQTEGTRYLGERLVDIHFWKSELEQNIKQIAAETELLLGQKRRLEKALDTTEIPFAIATDNLTCRERRFGPDLVKDQVEEELLKEVELIRSVQALLKRTLDQTANQIRANRQAKQTLELDWSDKHQAYGLDDQCGRFNNKSADTQHHPSSSKLQDQVSDPEAWVKFTQDNLRVCEQEQQASASLRLLAERVLQETSEDMRVQSANVDKAFSQRCLQLTEAKTQLELHLAKVLKQIGAQEKNIVCLQQAVYDKQAPLRVAESRLYHRAQRPNMELCRDTPQLSLLGEVEQISETVTVLQRQLCEARRSLSDLEDTRMTLEKDIHCKTHSLFIDREKCLAHRTRYPTVLALSGY; from the exons ATGTCATCTCATGTGGTCGTGTCCCGGCCCCGTTTTGACTCAAGAGCCGTGGCTCTAGGGGACGAACAACGGCCTCCAAAAGATGCAGAGAGTTCAGTGAGAGAAAACCTGTACGCTGGCACCTCGGCAGGTCTGGCAACTGCGGGTTATCGTTCAGCTAAATATACACAAGAGGAATGGTTCGCTAACAACTATGCCACACTGAATCAAGCGGTTACAGATTATAACAATGCTGAAAAATTACGACACGAGTCCAAAACACTGTACACGGATACCGAGGCTGGGACTTTTCGCACGCAAACGGAGGGAACTCGGTACTTGGGGGAGAGATTAGTTGATATTCACTTCTGGAAGTCAGAACTGGAGCAGAATATTAAACAAATTGCAGCTGAAACCGAATTACTTTTAGGTCAAAAACGGCGACTGGAAAAGGCGCTAGACACCACCGAGATCCCCTTTGCTATTGCTACGGATAACTTGACCTGCCGTGAGCGGCGGTTCGGACCCGACTTAGTCAAAGACCAAGTTGAAGAGGAGCTACTCAAG GAAGTCGAACTCATCCGAAGCGTTCAAGCCCTGCTAAAAAGAACGCTGGACCAGACGGCTAATCAAATAAG GGCAAACAGGCAGGCGAAGCAGACGCTGGAGCTGGACTGGTCAGACAAACACCAGGCCTACGGTCTAGACGACCAGTGTGGCAGATTCAACAATAAGAGTGCAGACACCCAGCATCACCCCAGCTCCTCTAAACTACAGGATCA GGTTAGTGACCCAGAGGCGTGGGTGAAGTTTACCCAGGAtaacctgcgtgtgtgtgagcaggagCAGCAGGCCAGTGCGTCTCTGCGGCTCTTAGCAGAGCGAGTGCTTCAGGAGACCTCAGAGGACATGAGGGTCCAGTCTGCTAATGTGGACAAGGCTTTCAGTCAGAGGTGCCTGCAACTCACAGAGGCCAAGACTCAACTGGAGCTCCATCTGGCCAag gtgCTGAAGCAGATCGGAGCTCAGGAGAAGAATATAGTGTGTCTCCAGCAGGCTGTGTATGATAAACAGGCTCCCCTCAGAGTGGCTGAGTCTCGTCTTTACCACAGGGCACAGAGACCCAACATGGAGCTGTGTAGAGACACCCCACAACTcag tctgttagGTGAAGTGGAGCAGATCTCAGAGACGGTGACAGTTCTCCAGCGTCAGCTGTGTGAGGCTCGACGTTCTCTGTCAGACCTGGAGGACACGCGGATGACCCTGGAGAAGGACATTCACtgcaaaacacactctctcttcattGACCGTGAGAAATGCCTCGCCCACCGTACCCGCTACCCAACTGTGTTAGCACTGTCAggatactaa